The Acidimicrobiales bacterium sequence TCCGAGCGCGGCGCCTTCACCGTCGCCGATGTCGCCCGCGGGGTGCACGACAAGCTGGTGGTGCGTCATCCCCACGTCTTCGGCGACGTCAGCGCCGACGACGCCGACACGGTCCTCTCCAACTGGGAGGCGATCAAGCGGGAGGAGAAGGGACGCGAGTCGGCGATGGACGGCATCCCGTCAGCCCTTCCGGCGCTGCTCTTCGCCCTGAAGTCGCAGAAGCGGGCCGCCGGTGTCGGTTTCGACTGGTCCGGTGGGCCGGAGGTCGCCTACGCCGACGTGGAGGACGAGCTCGCCGAAGTGCGTGAGGATCCGTCCGAGCACGAGGTCGGTGACCTGCTCTTCGCCGCCGTGCAGGTCGCCCGCCGGCTCGACATCGACCCCGAGTCCGCCCTGCGGGGCGCCGCCAACCGGTTCATCCGCCGGTTCCGTTCGGTCGAGGCGATGGCGGCGGACGACGGGCTGGACATCGCGGGGGCGTCGGTCCCGGAGTTGGAGTCCCTGTGGCAACGGGCGAAGGCGGCGGACTGAAGACGACTGGATTCCGGCCGGCGCGGACGCGAGACTGAACGGGATCCCGGCGGTCGGAGGATCCTTCGACCGTCGCGCGGATCGCGCGAATACCTCACGCTGCGCGCGATGGTCGGTAACATCCACCCGGGTTCCGACCCAGAACGACCGCACCACAGAGGAAACGCGCAGTGAGCATCATCGAGCGAGTCCACGGCCGAGAGGTCTTCGATTCCCGAGGCAACCCGACCGTCGAGGTCGAGATCGAACTCGACTCGGGCGCGCTCGGCCGCGCCATGGTCCCGTCCGGCGCATCGACCGGCGCCTTCGAGGCGGTCGAGTTGCGCGACGGTGGCGACCGGATGAACGGCAAGGGTGTGCTGACCGCCGTCGGCTTCGTGAACGGTGAGCTCGCCGACGCGGTCGCCGGCCTCGACGCCGTCGACCAGCGGGGCGTCGACGCCGCGATGATCGCGGTCGACGGCACGGACAACAAGGGCCGGGTCGGCGCCAACGCGATCCTCGGCATCAGCCTCGCCGCGGCCCACGCCGCGGCCACCGAACTCCAGATTCCCCTCTGGCGCCACGTGGGTGGCTCGAACGCCCACGTCCTCCCGGTGCCGATGATGAACGTGCTCAACGGCGGCGAGCACGCCGACAACAGTGTCGACTACCAGGAGTTCATGTTCATGCCGGTCGGCGCGGCGTCGTTCTCCGAGGCGATGCGCTGGGGCGTGGAGGCGTACCACGTGCTCAAGGGCGTGCTCCACGAGAAGGGTCTGTCCACCGCGGTCGGCGACGAGGGCGGGTTCGCGCCCGATCTCGGCAGCAACGAGGAAGCCGTCCAGCTGTTGATCGACGCGATCGAACGAACCGGATTGACGCCGGGTGACGACATGGCGATCGCGATGGACGTGGCGTCCACCGAGTTCTTCCGCGACGGGGTCTACGACCTCGCCAGCGAAGGGCGCCGGCTGACGCCCGACGAGATGGTCGCCGAGCTCGCGGGGCTGTGTGACCGCTACCCGATCGTGTCGATCGAGGACGGCATGGCCGAGGACGACTGGGACGGCTGGGCCGCGCTCACCGAAGCCGTCGGTTCGCGGATCCAGCTCGTGGGCGACGACCTGTTCGTCACCAACACCGAGCGGCTCGGTCGGGGCATCGAGTCCGGCACCGCCAACTCGATCCTCATCAAGGTCAACCAGATCGGTTCGCTCACCGAGACGCTCGACGCCGTCGAGATGGCGACCCGCAGCGGCTACACGTCGGTGATGTCGCATCGCTCCGGCGAGACCGAGGACAACACGATCGCCGACCTCGCCGTCGCCACGAACTGCGGTCAGATCAAGACGGGGGCGCCGGCTCGCTCGGACCGTGTCGCCAAGTACAACCAGCTCCTGCGCATCGAGGAGCAGCTCGGTGAAGCTGCCGCGTTCCGCGGGATGGCCGCCCTGGCCGGTGGATCGTGAGCGTCCGTCATGGCTGAAGCCGCCGCGCCGCGTTCCGGCCGCATCGTGCGGGCCGGCCTCGCCGCGATCACGCTGTCCGTCGGCGTCGGGCTCGCCGCGATCCCGGTCGGCAACTGGTTCGACCAGCGAGGTGAACTGGACGACGCCCGGGTCCGCCGCGCCGCGCTCCAGGCCGAGATCGACGCGATCGAGGGCGACATCGAGGGGATTCTCGGGCCCGACGGGTTCGACGTGGCGGCCCGCTGCCGGAGCTTCTACGTGGAACCCGGCGAGGAGCTCTACGCCGTTCCCGGCCTCCAGGGCTGTGTGACACATCCGACACCCTGAACGGCGTTCCAGAGTCGGGCGCGGCCGACGCGCGGCGCTACCGTGAGCCGACACGCGTGCAGGGGGCTCGATGACCGCGAAACCAGTCGAAGCAGTCGGTCTCGTCCGCACGTTCGGAGACCTGCGCGCCGTTGACGGCATCGATCTCTCGGTGGACGCCGGGGAGATCTTCGGCTTTCTCGGCCCGAACGGCGCCGGCAAGTCCACCACCGTGCGCATGCTCGTCACCCTCCTGCGACCGACCGCAGGCACGGCCCGGGTGGCCGGATTCGACGTGGTGAAGGACGCGAACGCGGTGCGGCGCTCGATCGGCGTCGCCCTTCAGGACGCGGCGATCGATCCGCTGATGACGGGCAACGAGTTGCTCCGGCTCCAGGCCGTCCTGCACGGCCTCGGCGGCAAGGTCGGCATCGCCCGTTCCGACGAGCTGCTCGAACGGGTCGGACTCACCGCGGCGGGTGATCGCCGCGTCGGCACCTACTCGGGCGGCATGCGGCGCCGGCTCGACCTCGCCCTGGCCCTCATCCACCGACCCACCGTGCTGTTCCTCGACGAGCCCACGACCGGCCTGGACCCGACGAGCCGCCTGGCCGTGTGGGAAGAGGTGCGCTCGCTGAACGACGAGGGCACGACGGTGTTCCTCACCACCCAGTACCTCGAGGAGGCCGACGAGCTCGCCGGCCGCATCGCGATCATCGACGGCGGCAAGATCGTGCGCGAGGGCGACCCGACCACGCTGAAGGAACAGGTCGGCGATCCCACGCTCCGGATCGAGGTGGGGGATGCCGTGATGATCGACATCGCCCGATCCGTGATGGCGACGTTCGGGGACGAACGTCCGGCCCGGGCCGGACGTGTCGCCATCGGGCTGAAGGACGGCGCGGCCCGACTCGCCGACGTCGTGCGCGCCCTCGACGAGCAGGGTGTGCCGGTCGCCCATGTCGAGCTGGACTCGCCGAGCCTCGACGACGTCTTCGCGGATGCGACCGGACGCCGGCTCGAGGGCGCCGAAACGACATGACGGCCGTCCTCGACGCCCCGCGATCGCGGCTCCTGGTCACGGTCGAACAGGTCTGGTCGCTCTCGGTGCGCGCCACGGTGGCGACGTTTCGGCGGCCGACGGACTTCATCCCGGGCCTCGTGTTCCCCCTGCTCATGGCGGCGGTCTACGCCTCACAGTTCTCGCGGGCCGTCGATCTGCCGGCCTTTCCCGAGGTCGATTCGTTCCTCCAGTTCATCCTGCCGTCGTCGATCCTCCAGGGGATCGCGTTCAACGCGTCCAACGCGGGGAGCGACATGGCGACCGACATCGAGACCGGCTTCTTCGACCGCCTGATCTCCAGCCCCGTCGCCCGCCAGAGCGTCCTGATCGGGCGGGTCGCCGGTGCGGCATCGGCCGCGGCGGTGCAGGCGATGTTCCTGATGGGCGTGTTCCTCGTCTTCGGCGCTCCGGTGAAGAGCGGGCTGGCCGGGGCCGTCGCCCTGGTCATCATCTCGGTCGCCCTCGGCGTCGCCCTGTCGGGCTTCGGGCTCGCGGTGGCGATCCGCACCGGCAGCACCGAGGCCACGCAGGCGATGTTCCCGCTGATCTTCGTCATGATCTTCATCAGCTCCGCCTTCTTCCCGACCGCGCTGATGAAGGGCTGGTACCAGTCGGTCGCCGAGGTCAATCCGTTCACCCTCATCATCAACCCCACCCGCAACCTGGTGATCTCCGGCTGGAGTTGGTCGGACTTCGGGCAGGCGCTGTCGATGACGGCGCTGGTCGCCGTCTTCTCGCTCGGTCTCGCGTATCGGGCCTATCTGCGGCGGTTGCGCGTCTCATGACCACGACCGCGCCGGTGCGCGCCACGACGACCGACGAGTACGTCCCGTTCGTCCCCACCATCGCGGGGATGGCCCGTCGCAACCTGACCCGGCTCGTTCGGCTTCCGTCGATCACGGTGCCGATGGTGGTGATGCCCATGTTCTTCGTCATCGCGTTCACCGGCAGCTTCGACGGCATCACGCGGGTGGAGGGCTACCCGACGCCGAAGATCGTCAACTGGGTCGCCGCCTTCGCGATGCTCCAGGGCGCGTCGTTCGCCGGTGTCGGCACCGCCGGTGCGATGGCGAACGATCTCGAGAGCGGGTTCGTCGACCGCTTGCTGGTCAGCCCGATCCGCCGTTCGGCGATCCTCGTCGCGCCGCTCGTCTACACGCTGGTGCGAGCCATGATGCCGATCACGGTCGTGCTGATCGTCGCCACGTTTCAGGATCTGTCCGCCCCCGGCGGCGTGCTGGGGGTGCTCATGGCGTATGTCGGCGGGATCGGCGGTGCCCTGCTCTTCGGCTCGTTCGCGCTGGCGGTCGTGCTGCGCATCGGCGACGTGAAGGCGATGGCCATCGTGCAGATGGTGTCGTTCTCGCTGATGTTCCCGTCGATCGGTCAGGTGCCGATCACGCTCCTGAGCGGCTGGATGCACGGCGTCGCCCGGGTCAACCCGATCACGAACCTCCTGCGCCTCACCCGGCAGGGCTTCATCGGTGACGTCACCTGGGCGCAGACCTGGCCCGGCCTGCTCGTGCTGGGGATCGGCATTCCGGTGATGTTGGCGTGGGCCCGGCTCGAGCTCGAGCGTCGCGCCCCCTGACACCGGGATTCACTCGAGCGGCACGTCCCGCAGCACCACCGGGGTCGTGGTCACCACGTTCGTGATCGTGTCGCCGTACTCCCAGAAGCGCTCGACCACCTCGTTGAGATGGGCGACGTCACGGACCCGCACCCGGATGACGTGGGACTCGCTGCCGGTCACGCGATGGCACTCGACGACCTCGGGCGTCTCCTGGGCGAGCCGGTCGACCTCGGCCGCGTTGGGGCCGGCCGAGTGCACCCGGACGACCACCAGCATGGGGTAGCCGAAGGCGTCGGGGTCGATGACGGTGCGGTAGCCGCGGATCACGCCGTCGCGCTCGAGGCGACGGACCCGCTCGGTCGTCGCCGGGGCGGAGAGGCCGACCCGCTCGCCGAGCTCACGCATGCTGACCCGACCGTCGGCGGCCAGTTCGCTCAGGATCCGGCGGTTGATCGGGTCGATCGGTTTCGGAGGCGTCCACGGCATGGTGCCGATGATAGCAAGGTGAGTATGACGATCCGGCTTCAAAATCTCAGGTCAGATATCGGTCAGGAGCGAGGATTCCACGGAATCGTCGGCGGCGGCTTCGGTATCATGGCGTCATGAACACCGATCCCCGTGACTTCGAGAACCAGTTCGCCGAGCTGACCTGCCGGTGGAACGCCCATCAGGACCTCCGTCGGAACCATGCGTCCGTCGCCGATCTCGCCGCCAGCCGGCGCGACCTCGACGCGGCACGCGCCCGGGTCCGCGGCCTGAACGTCGCCTGATCGACGCTCCAGCGGGCATGCTGGAGCCGTGAAGGAACTGTTCGCCGACATCGACCGCTGGCGCGCCGCCGGGCAACGAGTCGCCGTCGCGCGCGTCGTGGACCTCGAGGGCTCCGGCCCCCGGCTGCCGGGCGCCGCCATGGTCGTCTCGGAGGCCGGCGATGTCGCCGGTTCGGTCTCCGGCGGCTGTGTCGAGGGCGCCGTCGTCGTCGAGGCGCTCGACGTGCTCGACACCGGCGAGCGCCGGATGGTCACGTTCGGCTACAGCGACGACGAGGCCTTCGCCGTCGGGCTCACGTGCGGCGGCACGATCCATCTGTTCATCGAGCCACTGGACTGGTGACCTGATGGGCGCGGTGTACGACCATCTGCGTGACGCAGTGCAGGCCGAGGATCCCGTCGCGCTGGCGACGATCATCGAGGGCCCCGGTACCGGCGCGAAGCTGCTCGTGCGTCCGAGTGGCGATGCGGAAGGGTCACTGGGGAACGAGGACCTCGACCGGGTCGTGGCCCGAGACGCCATCGGCGAGCTGGCGGCCGGGCGGTCCGGCATCCGCCACTATGGCGAGCACGGCGAGGCCCGCGAGGGCGTGGTGTCCGTGTTCATCGAGAGCTTCGCGGCGCCGCCGAAGATGGTGATCTTCGGAGCGGTCGACTTCACCGCGGCGCTCGCCCGCGTCGGCAAGCTGCTCGGCTACCGGGTGACGGTCTGCGATGCCCGCGAGGTCTTCGCGACGCCGGCACGTTTCCCGATGGCCGACGACGTGGTCGTCGACTGGCCGGACCGGCTGCTCGCCGAGATCGGTGCCGACCTCGGCCCCCGCGACGCCGTCTGCATCCTCACCCACGATGCGAAGTTCGATGTCCCCGCCGTCACCGCCGCGCTCACGACCGACGTGGGCTACATCGGGGTGATGGGCAGCCGTCGGACCCACGACGACCGGACCGCGCGCCTCGTCGACGCCGGCGTGGACCAGGCCGGTCTCGACCGACTGCGGTCACCGATCGGGCTCGACATCGGCGCCCGCACGCCCGAGGAGACGGCGGTGTCGATCGTCGCCGAGATCATCGGCGAACGCACCGGACGCATCGCCCAGGCGCTCTCCGAGACCGAGGGCCCGATCCACGGCTGACGGGCCGGTCAAGCCTTGGGGATCGCGACGAACGCCACGCTCACGTAGTGAAGCGCGGCGCCGCCGATCACGAAGAGATGGAAGATCTCGTGGTAGCCGAAGTGGTGGGGCCACGGGTTGGGGCGTCGGAGGGCGTAGACGGCCGCGCCGAAGGTGTAGAGCAGGCCGCCCACGGCGACGAGGGTGAACCCGGCCACGCCGAGGCTCGACCACATGTCGAACATGACGAAGACCGCCACCCAGCCCACGGCGACGTAGGGCGCGGCGGCGAGGGGCTTGGGCGCGTCGGGCCAGAGGTTGCGCACGACGATGCCGACCAGCGCCCCGATCCACACGACCGGCAGCACGACCCGGGCCACGCCGGGAGACAGCGCGAAGACCGCGATCGGCGTGTAGGTGCCGGCGATCGCGATGAAGATCATCGAGTGGTCGAGCCGCTTCATGCGCGAGCGGGCCTTCGGCGCCCAGTCGACGCGGTGGTAGAGGGCGCTGATCCCGAACAGGCCGGTGATCGCGGCGACGTAGAGGGCGATCACCAGGCGCGGCCTGACGCCCGGGGCGGCGGCGATCATGATCGGCGCCAGCGTGAGCGCGACGAAGAAGGCGTACTCGTGGGAGCGGCCCCGCAGGAGCGGTTTCACGAGATCCGGATCAGTGGTGTCGAGCATCGCAGGATCCTCAATCTTCTCGAAAGACTCTTCGAACTGGTGGGAACTCATCGGGCGAAACCCGATCAGTTTTCACCAGTTCGGGGTTGGGGGGGGTCAGGGCGCAGGGGAGCGGCGGGGGACGCCGAAGCCCCACACGAGTATGGCGACGATCGCGCCGAACGCGGCGAGGATCAACGCACCGAGCGCGATCAGACGGGGACGAGCCCAGGTGTCGGCGGTGGACCAGCCGAGGTCGACACCCGGCCGATCTTCACCGCCGAGCGACCACTCCCAGATGTGGATTCCGTCCTCGACGATGTGGGCATCGGACGACGTGATGTCGCCCTCGACCTGCACGCGAGCTCGGAAGGTCATCGGGAAGAAGTCCGGAGACGTGGTGTCCACGTTCTCGAACGGGGAGCTCTCGAGTGCGAACAGCTCCTGGAGGAAGTGCTCGACCGACGAGCGGCTGTCGGCTCGGAGTCGCCAGTCGTCGCCGTCGTTCTCGAGGGTGAGGTCGGCGAACACCGTTCCTTCATCGACGGCCTGGGTGAGATACGTCGCCAACGAGATCGTGAAGTCGAACACGAGACGTCCGTCGTCCCGTCGGATGTCGAACGAGTCGGCGATCTCGTCCAGGAACGGCTCATTCCCGCGGAGAGCGAGGATCTCAACGATGAACCGACGCCCGTCCGCCCGGTCGTACGCATCCAGATCGACGTCCTCGAACGCCCCGACGATGTCGATCCCGAGGAAGCCCGGATCGTCGGGGTCGACGATCCACTCGACCGAGTAGGTGCCCGTCCCGTCCTCGCCGATGTGGAGCGTCTCCGTCACCTCGCACGCCGAGAGCGCCAGCGCACATCCGAGGACAACGAGGACACGCCGCATGGTCAGTCCAGGCCGGGGAGGCGTCCTGGGTCGTCGGGGTTCGCCTCGGGGGCGGGGGGCGGGCCGGCGGGGGACGCCGGCTTGCCGGCACGGACGTGGAAGCTCTGGCGCCAGTCGACGTGGGTACCGCCGTCGATCGAGAGTTGCCAGGTGTAGCTCTTTCCCGGGGTGACCGGAATCGCCGGGAAATTGATCGCGAGCGGCACCGCGAGCGGCGTGCCGGGTTTCAGGCCGGCTGGCCGTCCGGCTTCGAAGCGGCCGTGGACGACGAGCGGCTTGTCCCGCACGGTGAAGGGGTGGCCGTCCTCGTCGAGGAGATCGATACGCCACTGGTGGGGAACATTGGCCCGGTCCCACGGCACCTCGATGCGGATCGCCACGCCCATCGGCTGGGGGCGGGGGCCGATCGCGGTGATGCCACCACCGAGGATGAACAGCTTGCCGTCCGCCACCTGGGCCGAGTCGGCGAGGAGCATCGTGACGCGCACGGCCGGCGGCCGGTTGGTCGACACGGGCATGGTGGGATCGACGTTCGATTCCATCGGGGCACCCTACGCCGTGACGCTGCCGACGTCGCGGGCGGGCCGGGGCGAGGGAGCCGGGCCGGAAGGCGCCAGACTGTGCCCATGACGACCGACGAGGTGTACCCGGCCAGAGAAGTGGCCCCGACCAGCACGGCCGCCGTGATCCTCGCGGCCGGTGCGGGTACGCGTTTCGCCGGTCCGAAGCACAAGCTCCTGACGGTCGTGCGAGGGAAGCCGATCGTCCGCCACGCCGTCGACAACGCCCGGGCCGCCGGGTTCGACGAAGTGATCGTGGTCGGCGGTTGCGTCGATCTCGTCGACGTGATGCCGGACGACGTCACGATCCTCCACAACGAACGCTGGGAGGACGGTCAGTCCACATCGCTGCGAGCGGCGACGCTCTACGCCGATGCCCGGGGGCACGACGCCGTCGTCGTCGGCCTCGGTGACCAGCCGGGCGTCTCGCCGGACGCGTGGCGCGCGGTGGGCGACGCCACCGGCGACATCGCCGCCGCCGACTTCGGCAAGGGCCCGCGACCTCCGGTGCGCCTCGCGGCTTCGCAATGGGCGTCGTTGCCGGTCTCGGGTGACGAGGGCGCCCGCCGCCTGATGCGCGAGCGGCCGGAGATGGTCGAGGCCGTTCCGTGCGAAGGCGACGACGCCGACGTCGACACCCTCCAGGATCTGCGCCGGTGGACCTGAGCAACAGCTTCGAGGTCGGCCATCCGATCGACCACACCTGGGCGGTGTTGACCGACATCGAACAGATCGCCCGTTGTGTCCCGGGTGCCGAGCTGCGCGAGGTCGACGGCCGCGAGTTCCGTGGCGTCATCCACGTGAAGACGGGGCCGATCACGTCCGAGTACGCCGGTGAGGCGACCGTGGTGTCCCAGAGTCCGGCCGACTACAAGGTCGTGGTCCACGGGCAGGGTCTCGACGCCGATGGCGAGGGCAAGGCGGAGGCCACCCTCACGGCGCATCTCGAGGCCGTTTCGGACACGACGACGCAGGTCAACCTCGACACGGATCTGACGTTCACCGGCCGGGTCGCGGGGCTCGGCAAGGGGGTCATCGCCGACGTCGGGGAGACCCTCGTCGCCCAGTTCGCCGAGAACCTCGACGCGCTGATGGCGGCCGGCGTGGATCGGCCGACCGAGCGGCGGCCGCCCCGCCGCACCGTCGAGATGCCCGAGCCGGAGGCGATCGACCTGATGGACGCGGCGCGCACGCCCATCCTCAAGCGGGTGGTCGCGCTGGCGATCGCCGTGGCTGCCTCGTTCGTGCTGGTCGGCCGGATCCGCCGGCTGCGCCGGATGCGCCGATGAACGCGACTGCCGCGGACCGCGAGCGGGTCGAGGAGCTGCTCGGCCGTCCGCCCGGTGGCGCGTTCGAGGTGGTCGTGCGGGACGAGACCGGCGATCCCGTCGTGCTGCGCAACGCGCCGCTTCTCGACGACGGTCGTCCCATGCCGACGCGCTACTGGCTCGTCGGCGAGAGGGCACGGCGCGACGTGGGACGACTCGAGAGCGAGGGTGGCGTTCGCCGGGCTGAGGACGCCGTGGATCCGGCCGAGCTCGAGGCGGCGCATGCCCGCTACGCCGCCGAGCGCGAGGCCGCCATCCCCGAGGAGCACGAGGGCCCGCGCCCCTCGGCAGGCGTCGGCGGCACCCGCCGGGGCGTGAAGTGCCTGCATGCCCACTACGCCTGGTATCTCGCCGGGGGCGACGATCCGGTCGGCCGGTGGGTCGCCGATCAGCTGACGAACGCGGAGGACGACTGACATGGTGACCGTTGCAGCGATCGACTGCGGCACGAACTCCACCCGCCTGCTCGTCCACGACGGCACGTCCACGGTCGAGCGGTTGATGACCATCACCCGCATGGGTGACGGTGTGGACGCCACCGGTCGGCTCAACGAGGAAGCGATCGCCCGCACGCTGGCGTGCCTGACGGAGTACCGCGGGGTCATGGACCGCCACGGCGTCGAACGGGTGCGGATCACCGCCACCAGCGCCGCCCGTGACGCGGCGAACCGCGACGAGTTCTTCGACGCGGCCGAGGCCGTGGTGGGCGCCCGGCCCGAGCTGCTGAGCGGGCTCGAGGAGGGGCGGCTCTCGTTCCGGGGAGCCACCGCTGAGCTCGATCCGGCGGACGGGCCGTTCCTCGTGTTCGACATCGGTGGCGGCTCCACCGAGTTCGCCTACGGCCTCGAGGAGGCGACCGCCGCGATCTCGCTCGACATCGGCTGCGTGCGCCTCTCCGAGAAGTACATCGAGTCGGACCCGCCGGCGCCCGAGGAGTTGGTGGCCTGCCTCTCGATCACCGAGGCGCATCTCGACGATGTGGCGAGGGAGATCCCGCAGGCCTCCGCGGCACGCACCTTCATCGGGCTGGCGGGCACGGTCTCGTCCGCCGCGATGGTCGAGATCGGGCTTCCCGAATACGACCGCGACCGGGTGCACCACTTCCGGCTGACCAAGGACGCGGCCGAAGACGTCTACCGCACCGTCGCCGTGGAGAACCGGGAGGACCGGGCCCACAATCCCGGACTCGAACCGGGCCGGGTCGACACGATCGTCGCGGGCATGAGCATCCTCGTGCGGATCATGCGCCAGTTCGGGATCGAGGAGGTCCTCGTGAGCGAGGCCGACATCCTCGACGGGCTGGCGTTCTCCCTGTTCGACGACTGATTGCCCTACGATCACCGGCCGTGAGCACGCTGTTCGGTCGACGAGTCCTCCTGCGCCCCCTCGACGCGGCCGACTTCACGAAATGGCAGGAGGTGAGGCGCCGCAACAGCGACTGGCTGACCAAGTGGGAGCCGGCCCGGCTGCCCGGATCGCCGGACGTCGTCGAGGACGCGCAGGCGTTCTCCGTGCGGTGCTCGGCCCGTCAACGGGAACGCCAGCTCGGCACCGGTTACGGGTTCGGGATCTTCGTCGACGGCGTGTTCGGCGGCGAGATCAACCTCAATTCGATCCAGCGGGGACCGTTCCAGAGTTGCTACGTCGGCTACTGGATCGACGAAGCCCTCGCCGGCAACAGCTACACCCCGGAGGCCTTCGTCGTGGCCGCCCGGTTCGCGTTCGAGGAGCTGCACCTGCACCGCGTGCAGGCGGCGATCGTGCCCCGCAACGCCGCCAGCCGCCGGGTCGCCGAGAAGCTCAAGCTGCGCGACGAGGGCACCGCGGAGCGGTATCTGGAGATCAACGGCGTCTGGGAGGACCACATCCGCTACGCCATGACCGCCGAAGAGTGGGACGAACGCCGCGAGGACCTCATCGCCGAATGGATCGGCTTCTAGCCAGCGAAAAGGACCTTTTCCGCGTGAAGGACCTTCCGCGAGAAGGACCTTCCGCGAGAAGGATCTATGGTCATGAAAGGGTCGAAATCTGGGGCCCGAAGCCGTCCAGAACGACCCTTTCGTGACCATAGATCCCCTTAGGGGAGGTCGGTTTTGCGGATCTTGCCCATGGCGTTGCGGGGGAGGGCGGCGACGCGGGTGAAGGCGTCGGGGACCTTGTAGGCGGCGAGTGACGCAGCGCAATGGGCGCGGAGCTCGGCATCGTCCACGTCGGCGGACGTGACGATGGTGGCGTGGACCCGCTCGCCGAGACGGTCGTCGGCGACACCGTGCACCGCCGCCTCGGCCACGGCCGGATGCGCGAGCAGCACCGCTTCGACCTCGACGGGGTAGACGTTGGCGCCGCCCCGCAGGATCAGCTCGGAGCGACGGCCGCTGATGGTGAGCCGGCCGTTCTCGGCGAGCCAGCCGACGTCGCCGGTGTGGAGCACGTCGTCGGCCAACGCCGTCGCGGTGGCCTCCGGGCGCTTCCAGTAGCCGAGCATCGGCGTCCAGCAGCCGGCCCAGTCGCCGGTCGTCGTTGCCCCCACACAGATCTCGCCCTCGTCGCCGGTCGGCACCACAGCGCCCGACTCGTCGACGATCGAGATCTCGAACGGCTCCATCGGATAGCCCGCGGCAGTGTCGCTGATCGGCTCGTCCACCGACTCGCGCACGATGCCCGTGGGTGCCTCGCTGAGCCCGTAGCCGCCGATGGCTCGTGTGCCGAACCGGTCGGCGAAGCGGCGACGCACGTCACCGCTCACCGCGGCGCCGCCGATCACCACGAACTCGAGCGACTCGAGCAGGGCCGGGTCGACCTCGCGGGTGACGAGATCGTGGGCGATCGTCGGCACGATCGTCGAGCGGGTGATCCGGTGGCGAGCGACGTCGGCTGCGTAGTCCTCCGCCCGGGTCGAGTGGAGGACGACACCGGTGCCGCCCCGCACCAGCGCGGCGATGGGCCCGAGCACGAGCATGTTGAGGATCGTGTGGGCGAGGGGAGTGCCCTGGCGCTCGCCGGGGGCGAGCGGGTGGGTGATGAGGGTGACGAGCCCTGGCCACACGAGATTGTGCTGCGAGTGCACGGCGCCCTTCGGCCGGCCGGTCGTGCCGGACGTGTAGGCGAGCGCAGCCGGCCCATGGGGATCGATCTCCACCGCGGGTCGGTCGAGATCGGCCGTCGCAACCCGGTCGACCCACTCGGCCCGGCTGACCCGACGGGCGGCGCCGCTCACCTCCGCGAGGGCGTCGTCGGTCGCGATGTAGTGCGTGACCTCGGCGTCGTCGAGGATGAACTGCTTCTCCGGCCCGGCGAGCGGCGCGTTCACCCCGAGCCACAGGGCGCCGATCCGCTGCGTGGCGAGGAACCCGACGGGGAGCTCGGCGCAGTTCGGCAGCGTCCAGGCAACCCGGCTCCCGGGCCCGGCCCCGATCGCCACCAATGCCGCCGCGGTGCGTTCCACCTCGAGATCGAGCTCGGCGTAGGTCCACGTGCGTTCGTCGTCGATCAGCGCGACCTGGTCGGGAGTGTCGGCCAACGGACCGTCGAGCACCGACGCGATCGACGGCGGCCCGAAGGGATACGGCCGGGGCGGCGGTCGCTCGACCAGACC is a genomic window containing:
- the eno gene encoding phosphopyruvate hydratase; amino-acid sequence: MSIIERVHGREVFDSRGNPTVEVEIELDSGALGRAMVPSGASTGAFEAVELRDGGDRMNGKGVLTAVGFVNGELADAVAGLDAVDQRGVDAAMIAVDGTDNKGRVGANAILGISLAAAHAAATELQIPLWRHVGGSNAHVLPVPMMNVLNGGEHADNSVDYQEFMFMPVGAASFSEAMRWGVEAYHVLKGVLHEKGLSTAVGDEGGFAPDLGSNEEAVQLLIDAIERTGLTPGDDMAIAMDVASTEFFRDGVYDLASEGRRLTPDEMVAELAGLCDRYPIVSIEDGMAEDDWDGWAALTEAVGSRIQLVGDDLFVTNTERLGRGIESGTANSILIKVNQIGSLTETLDAVEMATRSGYTSVMSHRSGETEDNTIADLAVATNCGQIKTGAPARSDRVAKYNQLLRIEEQLGEAAAFRGMAALAGGS
- a CDS encoding ATP-binding cassette domain-containing protein, coding for MTAKPVEAVGLVRTFGDLRAVDGIDLSVDAGEIFGFLGPNGAGKSTTVRMLVTLLRPTAGTARVAGFDVVKDANAVRRSIGVALQDAAIDPLMTGNELLRLQAVLHGLGGKVGIARSDELLERVGLTAAGDRRVGTYSGGMRRRLDLALALIHRPTVLFLDEPTTGLDPTSRLAVWEEVRSLNDEGTTVFLTTQYLEEADELAGRIAIIDGGKIVREGDPTTLKEQVGDPTLRIEVGDAVMIDIARSVMATFGDERPARAGRVAIGLKDGAARLADVVRALDEQGVPVAHVELDSPSLDDVFADATGRRLEGAETT
- a CDS encoding ABC transporter permease, which encodes MTAVLDAPRSRLLVTVEQVWSLSVRATVATFRRPTDFIPGLVFPLLMAAVYASQFSRAVDLPAFPEVDSFLQFILPSSILQGIAFNASNAGSDMATDIETGFFDRLISSPVARQSVLIGRVAGAASAAAVQAMFLMGVFLVFGAPVKSGLAGAVALVIISVALGVALSGFGLAVAIRTGSTEATQAMFPLIFVMIFISSAFFPTALMKGWYQSVAEVNPFTLIINPTRNLVISGWSWSDFGQALSMTALVAVFSLGLAYRAYLRRLRVS
- a CDS encoding ABC transporter permease, which codes for MTTTAPVRATTTDEYVPFVPTIAGMARRNLTRLVRLPSITVPMVVMPMFFVIAFTGSFDGITRVEGYPTPKIVNWVAAFAMLQGASFAGVGTAGAMANDLESGFVDRLLVSPIRRSAILVAPLVYTLVRAMMPITVVLIVATFQDLSAPGGVLGVLMAYVGGIGGALLFGSFALAVVLRIGDVKAMAIVQMVSFSLMFPSIGQVPITLLSGWMHGVARVNPITNLLRLTRQGFIGDVTWAQTWPGLLVLGIGIPVMLAWARLELERRAP
- a CDS encoding Lrp/AsnC family transcriptional regulator, which translates into the protein MPWTPPKPIDPINRRILSELAADGRVSMRELGERVGLSAPATTERVRRLERDGVIRGYRTVIDPDAFGYPMLVVVRVHSAGPNAAEVDRLAQETPEVVECHRVTGSESHVIRVRVRDVAHLNEVVERFWEYGDTITNVVTTTPVVLRDVPLE
- a CDS encoding XdhC family protein; its protein translation is MKELFADIDRWRAAGQRVAVARVVDLEGSGPRLPGAAMVVSEAGDVAGSVSGGCVEGAVVVEALDVLDTGERRMVTFGYSDDEAFAVGLTCGGTIHLFIEPLDW
- a CDS encoding XdhC/CoxI family protein; amino-acid sequence: MGAVYDHLRDAVQAEDPVALATIIEGPGTGAKLLVRPSGDAEGSLGNEDLDRVVARDAIGELAAGRSGIRHYGEHGEAREGVVSVFIESFAAPPKMVIFGAVDFTAALARVGKLLGYRVTVCDAREVFATPARFPMADDVVVDWPDRLLAEIGADLGPRDAVCILTHDAKFDVPAVTAALTTDVGYIGVMGSRRTHDDRTARLVDAGVDQAGLDRLRSPIGLDIGARTPEETAVSIVAEIIGERTGRIAQALSETEGPIHG